The proteins below come from a single Parageobacillus thermoglucosidasius genomic window:
- a CDS encoding type III pantothenate kinase: MIFVLDVGNTNTVLGVYDGDELKHHWRIETSRGKTEDEYGMLIKALLNHVGLQFSDIDGIIISSVVPPIMFALERMCLKYFHIKPIIVGPGIKTGLDIKYDNPREVGADRIVNAVAGIHLYGSPLIIVDFGTATTYCYINEHKQYMGGAIAPGIMISTEALFARAAKLPRIEIARPDDIIGKNTVSAMQAGILYGYVGQVEGIVARMKAKSPVPPKVIATGGLASLIASESDVIDIVDPFLTLTGLKILYEKNVDKK, translated from the coding sequence ATGATTTTTGTCTTAGACGTCGGCAATACCAATACGGTGTTGGGGGTATATGATGGAGATGAATTAAAACATCATTGGCGCATCGAAACGAGCCGCGGCAAAACGGAAGATGAATACGGCATGTTGATCAAGGCGTTATTGAACCATGTCGGACTTCAGTTTTCCGATATTGATGGCATTATTATTTCTTCGGTTGTGCCGCCGATTATGTTTGCGCTTGAGCGAATGTGCTTAAAATATTTCCATATTAAGCCGATTATCGTCGGCCCAGGAATTAAAACAGGCCTCGACATTAAATATGACAACCCGCGGGAAGTAGGCGCGGACCGCATCGTCAACGCGGTTGCCGGCATTCACTTATATGGCAGCCCCCTTATCATTGTCGATTTTGGCACGGCGACAACGTATTGTTATATTAACGAACATAAACAATATATGGGAGGGGCGATTGCTCCGGGAATTATGATTTCAACGGAGGCGCTGTTTGCACGAGCCGCGAAATTGCCGCGCATTGAAATCGCCCGACCGGATGATATTATCGGGAAAAATACCGTCAGCGCGATGCAAGCTGGAATTTTATACGGATACGTCGGGCAGGTGGAAGGCATTGTCGCGCGGATGAAAGCAAAAAGCCCTGTTCCGCCAAAAGTGATAGCGACAGGAGGATTGGCTTCTTTAATTGCCAGCGAATCCGATGTTATCGATATTGTCGATCCATTTTTGACGTTAACGGGCTTGAAAATTTTATATGAGAAAAACGTTGATAAAAAATAA
- the tilS gene encoding tRNA lysidine(34) synthetase TilS, giving the protein MIAEVCEFIKKHELLTPDSTVIVGVSGGPDSLALLHFFWSIRQKWNITLIAAHVDHMFRGKQSEEDMNFVKHFCQTRGIICEAAQIDVPAFQRQHKLGVQEAARQCRYRFFGELMEKYKADYLALGHHGDDQVETILMRLVRGSTSKGYAGIPVKRPFHGGYIIRPFLAISRAHIDAYCEKHQITPRHDASNDKDDYTRNRFRHHVIPFLKKENPRLHERFQSYSEMAIEDELFLEELAEDAIKKVIKKQEDAIALKIKPFQAMPKPLQRRGIQLILNYLYKEIPSSLSSVHIHNLLAFLSRSHPSGRLDLPHGLKVVRSYDCCLLTFRKEKEDVSYAFKLDIPAVLPLPNNHVIISENWEHYPKELRGNDVFIIDPEAVRFPLRVRTRRAGDRMTLKGTKGTKKIKEIFIEAKIPLSERERWPIVEDGEGNILWVPKLKKSNFEATDVTKAHYIVLHYKEQ; this is encoded by the coding sequence ATGATTGCGGAAGTTTGCGAATTTATCAAAAAACATGAACTGCTCACACCGGATTCGACGGTCATTGTTGGGGTGTCGGGAGGTCCAGATTCGCTGGCGTTATTGCATTTTTTTTGGTCGATCCGGCAAAAATGGAATATCACGTTGATCGCCGCTCATGTCGACCATATGTTTCGCGGAAAACAGTCGGAAGAAGACATGAATTTTGTGAAACATTTTTGCCAAACGCGCGGTATTATATGTGAGGCGGCGCAAATTGATGTTCCCGCATTCCAGCGTCAGCACAAATTAGGTGTGCAGGAAGCGGCGCGCCAATGCCGTTACCGTTTTTTCGGCGAGCTGATGGAAAAGTATAAAGCGGATTATTTAGCTTTAGGCCACCATGGCGATGACCAGGTCGAAACGATTTTAATGCGGCTTGTGCGCGGCAGCACAAGCAAGGGTTATGCCGGCATTCCGGTAAAGCGTCCGTTTCATGGAGGATATATTATCCGCCCATTTTTGGCGATCAGCCGCGCCCATATTGATGCGTATTGCGAAAAACATCAAATCACGCCGCGCCACGACGCTAGTAATGATAAAGATGATTATACGAGAAATCGGTTTCGCCATCATGTCATTCCGTTTTTGAAAAAGGAAAACCCGCGTCTCCACGAGCGTTTTCAATCGTATAGCGAAATGGCGATAGAAGATGAGTTGTTTTTAGAGGAATTAGCGGAAGACGCGATAAAGAAGGTAATAAAAAAACAAGAGGATGCGATTGCATTAAAGATTAAGCCGTTTCAGGCGATGCCGAAGCCTTTACAAAGAAGAGGGATTCAACTAATATTGAACTATCTTTATAAAGAAATCCCTTCTTCCCTTTCTTCTGTACATATCCATAATTTGTTGGCGTTTTTGAGTCGCAGCCATCCTTCCGGAAGGTTAGACTTGCCGCACGGTTTGAAAGTCGTCCGTTCTTATGACTGTTGCTTGCTAACATTTCGAAAAGAAAAAGAAGACGTGAGTTATGCATTCAAACTGGATATTCCAGCTGTATTGCCCCTCCCAAACAATCACGTAATCATTAGTGAAAATTGGGAACACTATCCGAAAGAACTGAGAGGAAATGATGTATTCATTATTGATCCAGAAGCAGTTCGTTTCCCGCTGCGGGTGCGAACACGCCGCGCTGGCGACCGAATGACGTTGAAAGGGACAAAAGGGACAAAGAAAATTAAGGAAATTTTCATCGAAGCGAAAATCCCTTTATCCGAAAGAGAACGCTGGCCCATCGTTGAAGATGGGGAAGGAAATATTTTATGGGTTCCAAAGTTGAAAAAATCAAATTTTGAAGCAACAGATGTTACAAAAGCGCACTATATTGTATTACACTATAAAGAGCAATGA
- the pabA gene encoding aminodeoxychorismate/anthranilate synthase component II produces the protein MILMIDNYDSFTYNLVQYLGVLGEELVVKRNDEITVKEIETLNPDFLMISPGPCTPNEAGVSIEAIEYFAGKIPVFGVCLGHQAIAQAFGGKVVRADRLMHGKTSQIFHDGKTIFTNIPSPFTATRYHSLIVEKETLPDCFEISAWTEENEIMAIRHKTLPVEGVQFHPESIMTSHGMKLLENFIQTYKRVR, from the coding sequence GTGATTTTGATGATTGATAATTACGATTCGTTTACATACAATTTAGTTCAATATTTAGGGGTATTAGGCGAAGAATTAGTTGTAAAACGAAATGATGAAATTACGGTGAAGGAAATAGAGACATTAAATCCTGATTTTTTGATGATCTCCCCTGGTCCTTGCACGCCGAATGAAGCTGGCGTCAGTATAGAAGCGATCGAATATTTTGCAGGAAAAATTCCGGTTTTTGGGGTTTGCCTCGGCCACCAGGCGATTGCGCAAGCATTCGGCGGAAAAGTCGTTCGCGCTGACCGTTTAATGCACGGAAAAACATCGCAAATTTTCCATGACGGAAAAACCATTTTCACTAACATTCCTAGCCCGTTTACGGCTACTCGTTACCATTCTCTTATCGTTGAAAAAGAGACGTTGCCAGATTGCTTCGAAATTTCTGCATGGACGGAAGAAAACGAAATTATGGCGATTCGCCATAAAACATTGCCAGTCGAAGGGGTTCAGTTTCATCCGGAGTCGATTATGACAAGCCATGGAATGAAGCTGCTGGAGAACTTTATCCAAACGTATAAAAGGGTTCGGTGA
- a CDS encoding protein kinase domain-containing protein: protein MMNHTLKGLCNLPAGTVITGKWHHQSYKLLKPLGHGANGAVYLAESAKGIVALKLSDNSEAVTSEVNVLRRFSKVQGVALGPSLLDVDDWAAPLMKKHISFYVMEYIRGEDFSTFIRKHGKEWVAILLLQLLSVLDKLHQEGWVFGDLKPENLLITGPPPTVRLLDVGGTTLQGRAVKEFTELYDRGYWGLGSRKAEPSYDLFAVAIIMIQSCCPIKLERKGDGRRQLISIIQADVMLRKYQTVLMKAIDGKYKRASEMKQDLLAAIGRPDHSHSKQRASQKTVQKSRRSKQRKRGKARGVLETALIIAVLLCAYAVYVYHQVLP, encoded by the coding sequence ATGATGAATCATACTTTGAAGGGTCTATGTAACCTTCCGGCAGGGACGGTCATTACTGGAAAGTGGCACCATCAGTCGTATAAACTGCTAAAACCGCTTGGACATGGAGCGAATGGGGCCGTTTATTTGGCGGAAAGCGCGAAGGGAATTGTCGCGTTGAAATTGAGCGACAATAGCGAAGCAGTGACATCGGAAGTCAATGTATTACGTCGGTTTTCCAAGGTCCAGGGAGTTGCCCTTGGACCTTCTTTGCTAGATGTCGATGACTGGGCGGCTCCTTTGATGAAGAAACATATTTCTTTTTACGTGATGGAATATATAAGAGGGGAAGATTTTTCCACATTTATTCGCAAACACGGAAAAGAATGGGTGGCCATTCTGTTGTTGCAACTTTTATCTGTGCTCGACAAACTTCATCAAGAAGGATGGGTGTTCGGTGATTTGAAGCCGGAAAATTTGCTAATCACAGGCCCGCCGCCGACGGTCCGTCTTCTTGACGTGGGAGGGACAACTTTACAAGGAAGAGCGGTTAAAGAGTTTACCGAACTTTATGATCGCGGCTACTGGGGGTTAGGATCACGGAAAGCAGAACCTTCGTATGATTTGTTTGCTGTGGCGATCATCATGATCCAGTCTTGCTGCCCGATCAAGTTAGAACGAAAGGGAGATGGGCGACGGCAGCTAATTTCCATCATTCAGGCAGATGTTATGTTGCGGAAATATCAGACGGTATTAATGAAGGCGATTGACGGGAAGTATAAAAGAGCTTCCGAAATGAAGCAAGACTTGTTGGCCGCGATTGGTCGCCCTGATCATTCCCATTCCAAGCAGCGGGCCTCCCAAAAAACAGTTCAGAAATCACGGCGAAGCAAACAAAGAAAACGCGGAAAAGCGAGAGGGGTGTTGGAAACGGCGCTGATCATTGCCGTACTTTTATGCGCTTACGCGGTGTATGTATATCATCAAGTGCTTCCTTGA
- the trpE gene encoding anthranilate synthase component I has protein sequence MRKWGNRKRRTLPYSNRDWFRQYKALAAHEPYHVLLESGQGGRYSIIGLTPAGVIQAKENQLFISYHGETKWYEGNPLLSLKQWFAQFPLHFSKSELPFQGGAIGYISYDCARYIEKIPSYAQDDLQLPSMYFLIFDDVFVYDHQKQLLHMIVHYADGEELEAERRLSFYESRWLEAEQCEGEWMFQKQDANPSVSMTKADFVEAVQKVQQYIAQGDVFQVNLSVRQSKPLLTHPFHIYEQLRVINPSPYMAYIHFPEFQIVSGSPELLVKKRGDDISTRPIAGTRSRGKTEEEDKWLATKLLSSEKEIAEHAMLVDLERNDLGRVCQYGTVKVDEWMTIERYSHVMHIVSHVSGKLKQGKDAFDVIQAMFPGGTITGAPKVRTMEIIEELEPVRRGIYTGSIGWISFDGDMEFNIAIRTMIAKDGIAHVQAGAGIVIDSHPEHEYRECLKKAAALWKAKELSEAEKSLRV, from the coding sequence GTGCGGAAATGGGGAAATAGAAAGAGGCGAACGCTTCCTTACTCGAACCGTGATTGGTTTCGGCAATATAAGGCACTTGCTGCTCATGAGCCGTACCATGTTTTGCTAGAAAGCGGTCAAGGCGGACGCTACAGCATTATCGGTTTAACTCCTGCGGGTGTCATTCAAGCGAAAGAAAATCAGCTCTTTATTTCTTATCACGGTGAAACGAAGTGGTATGAAGGGAATCCGCTATTATCGCTCAAGCAATGGTTCGCGCAATTTCCGCTTCACTTTTCCAAAAGTGAATTGCCTTTTCAAGGCGGGGCGATTGGCTATATCAGCTATGATTGTGCAAGATATATTGAAAAAATCCCTTCATATGCACAAGACGATTTGCAGCTTCCATCGATGTACTTTCTGATTTTTGATGACGTATTCGTGTACGATCACCAAAAGCAGTTGCTCCATATGATTGTTCATTACGCGGACGGCGAAGAACTGGAAGCGGAACGGCGCCTTTCTTTTTATGAGTCACGTTGGTTAGAAGCGGAGCAATGCGAAGGCGAATGGATGTTTCAAAAACAAGACGCCAATCCATCGGTGTCGATGACAAAAGCGGATTTTGTCGAAGCGGTCCAAAAAGTTCAGCAATATATTGCCCAAGGCGACGTGTTTCAAGTGAATTTATCCGTGCGGCAATCGAAGCCGCTGTTGACACATCCATTTCATATTTATGAGCAGCTGCGCGTCATTAATCCGTCTCCATACATGGCGTACATCCACTTTCCGGAATTTCAAATTGTCAGCGGATCGCCTGAATTGCTTGTCAAAAAACGGGGGGATGACATTAGCACAAGGCCGATTGCCGGAACGCGCTCACGCGGAAAGACGGAGGAAGAAGACAAATGGCTGGCAACCAAGCTGCTTTCTAGCGAAAAAGAAATAGCGGAACATGCGATGCTCGTCGATTTAGAGCGCAATGATCTGGGGCGTGTATGCCAATATGGCACGGTAAAAGTAGATGAATGGATGACCATCGAACGTTATTCCCACGTTATGCATATCGTGTCCCATGTGTCAGGAAAATTAAAGCAAGGAAAAGATGCGTTTGATGTCATACAGGCGATGTTTCCTGGCGGCACGATTACCGGAGCTCCAAAAGTGCGGACAATGGAGATTATCGAAGAGCTTGAGCCGGTGCGGCGCGGCATATATACCGGTTCCATCGGATGGATTAGTTTTGATGGAGATATGGAATTTAACATTGCGATTCGCACGATGATTGCCAAAGATGGAATCGCACATGTGCAAGCGGGAGCCGGGATTGTCATTGATTCCCATCCTGAACATGAATATCGCGAATGTTTGAAAAAGGCGGCGGCCCTTTGGAAAGCAAAAGAGCTGAGCGAAGCGGAGAAATCATTAAGAGTATGA
- the ftsH gene encoding ATP-dependent zinc metalloprotease FtsH has product MNRIFRNTIFYLLIFLVVIGVVSFFNGSNQRTEPMTYDAFITHLENGDVKSFSMKPERGVYEIRGQLKSYSEDQYFSTYVMNSDTVLNRIDAAAQRTRVEVMPADETSGWVTFFTSIIPFVIILILFFFLLNQAQGGGSRVMNFGKSRAKLYTDDKRKVRFRDVAGADEEKQELVEIVEFLKDPRKFVELGARIPKGVLLVGPPGTGKTLLARAVAGEAGVPFFSISGSDFVEMFVGVGASRVRDLFETAKKNAPCIIFIDEIDAVGRQRGAGLGGGHDEREQTLNQLLVEMDGFSGNEGIIIIAATNRPDILDPALLRPGRFDRQITVDRPDVKGREAVLRVHARNKPLDESVDLKTIAMRTPGFSGADLENLLNEAALVAARRNKKKIDMSDIDEATDRVIAGPAKKSRVISEKERRIVAYHEAGHTVIGMVLDDAEMVHKVTIVPRGQAGGYAVMLPKEDRYFMTKPELMDKITGLLGGRVAEEIVFNEVSTGAHNDFQRATNIARRMVTEFGMSEKLGPLQFGQPSGQVFLGRDLHNEQNYSDKIAYEIDLEIQRIIKECYEKAKNILTQYRDKLELIATTLLEVETLDAEQIKHLFEHGTLPNRDASNGNNDNGDQDSDVKINIQKKDE; this is encoded by the coding sequence ATGAATCGGATCTTCCGAAATACAATATTTTATTTATTGATTTTTCTCGTCGTCATCGGTGTGGTTAGCTTCTTCAATGGAAGCAATCAACGGACGGAGCCGATGACATACGATGCGTTTATAACTCATTTGGAAAATGGTGATGTGAAATCATTTTCCATGAAGCCGGAGCGCGGCGTATATGAAATAAGAGGGCAGCTCAAATCGTACAGCGAGGATCAATACTTTTCCACTTATGTCATGAACAGCGATACGGTGTTGAACCGCATTGATGCCGCAGCGCAGCGGACGAGAGTGGAAGTAATGCCAGCGGATGAGACGAGCGGATGGGTTACCTTTTTCACCTCGATCATCCCGTTTGTGATTATTTTAATCTTGTTTTTCTTCTTGTTGAACCAAGCGCAAGGCGGCGGCAGCCGGGTAATGAACTTTGGGAAAAGCCGGGCGAAATTATACACGGACGACAAACGAAAAGTTCGTTTCCGTGATGTTGCCGGTGCTGATGAAGAAAAACAAGAGCTTGTCGAAATTGTTGAGTTTTTAAAAGATCCGCGGAAGTTTGTTGAGCTTGGTGCCCGCATTCCAAAAGGAGTGCTTCTTGTCGGGCCTCCTGGGACGGGGAAAACGTTGCTCGCGCGCGCGGTTGCTGGAGAAGCTGGCGTGCCGTTTTTCTCCATCAGCGGTTCGGACTTTGTGGAAATGTTCGTTGGTGTCGGTGCATCGCGTGTGCGCGACTTGTTTGAAACGGCGAAAAAGAACGCGCCTTGTATCATATTTATTGACGAAATTGACGCGGTTGGCCGGCAACGCGGCGCAGGTCTTGGCGGCGGACATGATGAACGCGAGCAAACGCTCAACCAATTGCTTGTCGAGATGGATGGTTTCAGCGGCAATGAAGGAATTATCATTATCGCTGCGACAAACCGCCCAGATATTTTAGACCCAGCGTTGTTGCGTCCGGGCCGTTTTGACCGGCAAATTACGGTAGACCGTCCGGATGTGAAAGGCCGTGAAGCGGTATTGCGCGTTCATGCCCGCAATAAGCCGCTTGATGAGTCCGTTGATTTAAAAACGATTGCGATGCGTACACCGGGCTTTTCCGGGGCGGATTTGGAAAACTTGCTGAACGAGGCGGCGCTCGTTGCGGCTCGACGGAATAAAAAGAAAATTGACATGAGCGACATTGATGAGGCGACAGACCGCGTCATTGCCGGGCCGGCAAAGAAAAGCCGCGTCATTTCGGAAAAAGAGCGGCGCATTGTGGCGTACCATGAAGCAGGGCATACCGTCATTGGCATGGTGCTCGATGACGCGGAAATGGTGCACAAAGTGACGATCGTTCCGCGTGGCCAAGCGGGGGGCTATGCGGTGATGCTTCCGAAAGAAGATCGTTATTTTATGACAAAGCCGGAACTAATGGACAAAATTACTGGCCTATTAGGCGGGCGCGTCGCGGAAGAAATTGTCTTTAATGAAGTGAGCACAGGCGCGCATAACGATTTTCAACGTGCAACGAACATTGCTCGCCGCATGGTTACCGAGTTTGGGATGAGCGAGAAGCTTGGTCCGTTGCAATTCGGGCAGCCGAGCGGGCAAGTCTTTTTAGGCCGCGACTTGCACAATGAGCAAAATTACAGCGATAAAATCGCGTATGAAATCGATTTGGAAATTCAACGGATTATTAAAGAATGTTATGAAAAAGCGAAAAACATTTTAACACAATATAGAGACAAACTGGAGTTAATCGCCACTACGCTTCTTGAAGTGGAAACATTGGATGCGGAACAAATTAAACATTTATTCGAACACGGCACATTGCCAAACCGCGATGCAAGCAATGGCAATAACGATAATGGCGATCAGGACAGTGATGTCAAAATAAATATTCAAAAGAAAGATGAGTGA
- the hpt gene encoding hypoxanthine phosphoribosyltransferase: MGMKDDIQKILITEQQIQEKVKELGKLLTEEYEGRFPLAVGVLKGAMPFMADLLKHIDTYLEMDFMDVSSYGNATVSSGEVKILKDLNTSVEGRDILIIEDIIDSGLTLSYLVDLFRYRKANSIKIVTLLDKPSGRKANIQADYTGFIVPDEFVVGYGLDYCEKYRNLPYIGVLKPEVYNK, from the coding sequence ATGGGGATGAAAGATGACATTCAAAAAATATTAATTACCGAACAACAAATTCAGGAAAAAGTAAAGGAATTAGGCAAACTGTTGACAGAAGAATATGAAGGGCGTTTTCCGTTGGCGGTCGGCGTTTTAAAAGGAGCAATGCCGTTTATGGCGGATTTGTTAAAGCATATCGATACATATTTGGAAATGGATTTTATGGATGTATCGAGTTATGGGAATGCCACAGTGTCATCCGGCGAAGTGAAAATTTTAAAGGATTTAAATACGTCTGTGGAAGGGCGCGACATTTTAATTATTGAGGATATCATCGACAGCGGCTTAACGTTAAGTTATTTGGTCGATTTATTCCGCTACCGAAAAGCTAACTCCATTAAAATCGTTACATTATTAGATAAACCTTCTGGGCGTAAAGCAAACATTCAGGCAGATTATACCGGGTTTATTGTTCCTGACGAGTTTGTCGTCGGTTATGGGTTAGACTATTGCGAAAAATACCGCAATCTTCCTTATATCGGAGTGTTGAAACCAGAAGTGTACAATAAATAA
- a CDS encoding VWA domain-containing protein codes for MSRGTLRQILLITDGCSNHGEDPIAMAALAKEQGITVNVIGVLDQDTIDESGLREIEGIALSGGGISQVVYAKQLSQTVQMVTRKAMTQTLQGVVNKELKQILGSDVSLENLPPEKRGEVMEVVDELGETVELEVLILIDTSGSMKTKLPTVKEALLDLSLSLNARIGDNRFAVFVFPGKRGNVEKIVDWTPEIEELSTVFPKLTSGGLTPTGPALREALTYFERKRSLRSLIRDDESYFEGSM; via the coding sequence ATGAGCAGAGGAACGTTGCGGCAAATTTTGCTGATTACAGACGGGTGTTCCAATCATGGCGAAGATCCGATTGCGATGGCTGCTTTGGCGAAAGAGCAAGGGATTACGGTGAATGTAATCGGTGTTCTCGACCAAGATACGATTGATGAAAGCGGGTTGCGTGAAATTGAAGGGATCGCTTTATCGGGAGGTGGGATTAGCCAAGTCGTTTATGCCAAACAATTGTCTCAAACGGTGCAAATGGTGACGAGAAAAGCGATGACGCAAACGCTTCAAGGTGTCGTGAATAAAGAATTGAAGCAAATATTAGGATCGGATGTGTCGCTGGAAAATTTACCCCCGGAAAAACGAGGCGAGGTGATGGAAGTCGTCGACGAGCTTGGGGAAACAGTGGAATTAGAAGTTTTAATATTAATAGATACGAGCGGAAGTATGAAAACGAAACTGCCGACGGTAAAAGAAGCGTTGCTTGATTTGTCTCTCAGCCTTAATGCGCGCATCGGCGATAATCGTTTTGCCGTATTTGTATTCCCGGGAAAACGGGGAAATGTCGAAAAGATTGTAGATTGGACGCCGGAAATAGAGGAGCTTTCCACCGTTTTCCCAAAATTGACATCGGGAGGTTTGACGCCGACTGGGCCAGCCTTGCGCGAAGCACTAACGTATTTTGAAAGAAAGCGCTCATTAAGGAGTCTGATTCGCGATGATGAATCATACTTTGAAGGGTCTATGTAA
- the cysK gene encoding cysteine synthase A, protein MARTVNSVTELIGDTPAVKLNRIVDEDSADVYLKLEFMNPGSSVKDRIALAMIEAAEKEGKIKPGDTIVEPTSGNTGIGLAMVAAAKGYKAILVMPDTMSLERRNLLRAYGAELVLTPGSQGMRGAIAKAEELVKEHGYFMPQQFKNEANPEIHRLTTGKEIVEQMGDQLDAFIAGVGTGGTITGAGQVLREKYPNIKIYAVEPADSPVLSGGKPGPHKIQGIGAGFVPDILDTSIYDGVITVTTEEAFAAARRAAREEGILGGISSGAAIHAALKIAKQLGKGKKVLAIIPSNGERYLSTPLYQFDE, encoded by the coding sequence ATGGCAAGAACAGTAAACTCCGTAACAGAATTGATCGGTGATACGCCGGCGGTGAAATTAAACCGCATTGTCGATGAAGACAGTGCCGATGTTTATCTTAAGCTTGAATTTATGAACCCGGGAAGCAGCGTCAAAGACCGGATTGCCTTGGCGATGATTGAAGCGGCGGAAAAAGAGGGAAAAATAAAGCCTGGCGACACGATTGTTGAGCCGACAAGCGGAAATACAGGAATTGGACTGGCCATGGTCGCAGCGGCAAAAGGATATAAAGCAATTTTAGTCATGCCGGATACGATGAGTTTAGAGCGCCGCAATTTATTGCGCGCATACGGCGCCGAATTAGTGCTAACACCGGGAAGCCAAGGGATGCGCGGCGCGATTGCCAAAGCAGAAGAATTGGTGAAAGAGCATGGTTATTTTATGCCGCAGCAATTTAAAAACGAGGCAAACCCGGAAATCCACCGGTTAACGACAGGAAAAGAAATTGTTGAGCAAATGGGCGACCAATTGGACGCATTTATTGCCGGCGTTGGTACTGGCGGAACGATTACTGGTGCGGGACAAGTCCTTCGCGAAAAATATCCAAACATTAAAATTTATGCGGTAGAGCCTGCTGATTCACCGGTATTATCGGGCGGAAAACCAGGTCCTCATAAAATTCAAGGAATCGGTGCCGGATTTGTGCCGGATATTTTAGATACAAGCATTTATGATGGAGTCATTACCGTTACGACAGAAGAAGCGTTCGCCGCCGCCCGCCGCGCTGCCCGCGAAGAAGGCATTCTTGGCGGAATTTCCTCTGGCGCCGCTATTCATGCTGCATTAAAAATCGCTAAACAGCTTGGCAAAGGGAAAAAAGTGTTGGCGATCATCCCAAGTAACGGTGAACGCTACTTAAGCACTCCGCTTTACCAATTCGATGAATAA
- the hslO gene encoding Hsp33 family molecular chaperone HslO: protein MSDYLVKALAYDGQVRAYAARTTDTVSEAQRRHQTWPTASAALGRAITAGVMMGAMLKGDDKLTIKIDGGGPIGTILVDSNAKGEVRGYVTNPHVHFDLNEHGKLDVAKAVGTNGMLTVVKDLGLRDFFTGQVPIVSGELGEDFTYYFASSEQVPSSVGVGVLVNPDNTILAAGGFIIQLMPGTEEKTIDEIEKRLRTIPPVSKMVESGLTPEEILEELLGKGNVKVLETIPVAFVCRCSRERIADALISLGAQEIQDIIDKEGYAEASCHFCNETYHFSKEELQQLKQLADAKEE, encoded by the coding sequence ATGTCAGACTACTTAGTAAAGGCTTTAGCTTATGATGGACAAGTAAGAGCGTATGCTGCTCGAACAACAGATACAGTAAGCGAGGCGCAGCGCCGCCATCAAACATGGCCGACTGCTTCCGCGGCGCTTGGCCGGGCTATTACGGCGGGAGTCATGATGGGAGCCATGTTAAAGGGTGATGATAAATTAACGATTAAAATTGATGGCGGCGGTCCGATTGGCACCATCCTCGTCGACAGCAATGCGAAGGGAGAGGTGCGTGGGTACGTAACAAATCCACACGTCCACTTTGATTTAAACGAACATGGGAAATTGGACGTCGCCAAAGCGGTAGGCACAAACGGCATGTTAACGGTCGTAAAAGATTTAGGGCTGCGCGATTTTTTCACAGGGCAAGTGCCGATTGTCTCAGGAGAACTTGGTGAAGATTTTACGTATTATTTTGCTTCTTCTGAGCAAGTTCCATCTTCTGTCGGCGTCGGTGTGCTTGTCAATCCCGATAACACGATCTTGGCGGCGGGAGGCTTTATCATCCAGCTGATGCCGGGAACGGAAGAGAAGACAATTGATGAGATTGAAAAACGCTTGCGGACTATTCCACCTGTCTCGAAAATGGTAGAGAGTGGATTGACGCCAGAAGAGATTTTGGAAGAGTTGCTTGGAAAAGGAAATGTCAAAGTGCTAGAAACAATTCCAGTCGCGTTTGTTTGCCGCTGTTCGCGGGAGCGAATTGCGGATGCGTTGATCAGTTTAGGCGCGCAGGAAATTCAAGACATTATCGACAAAGAAGGGTATGCTGAAGCGTCATGCCATTTCTGCAATGAAACGTACCATTTCAGCAAAGAGGAACTCCAGCAGCTGAAACAGCTTGCTGATGCGAAAGAAGAATAA